The segment AGGAAACTATCTGGGATCAAAACTGCAATTTTTGAACAAAATCAGGGACCAGAGATGTAATTTAGTCTAAATTTTATGATTACTTGCCTTGAGTACTGATGTTGCCATGAGAATCCGGCGAACAATGGCGATTGATGATAAAACGGATATGATCATGACACATGTCATGAGAAAAGCGGCTGCTCGCATATGATGTTGCTCctgaaaaaaaatatgaaaaacggTGAATTTATATAAgtgaaattaccaaaatacccttgttgATGCAAAAACTTTACCCTTGAAGTGACATGATAGTATGGATCATGTTCGCCAATGATAGGCGAAATCGCATCGTTTCCAATCCATCCAGCTAAAGAAATGCAAAACATGGGGAAAGGAAATTCATCGTCAGtgaaattaccaaaatgcccttgttGTGTAAGAAGTTTGAAAATGCACATGTAATCTAACCTTTCATGTAGTAGAACATTGTGACTGATATGATAAGGCCATTAAAGAGAAAAATAGTCACCCAGGGCATTCCGGTCACAAAATGTCGGATCATTAAAAGCCACAATAGCGATAAAAATAAAGGCAAAAGTCCTCCACAAACAATCAACACGGGCCATGATTTTCCAACATCCGCGACATATCTCTGCATTCATTTcactaattattaatcaatacTACATTTTTATGCATCAGTCATCTGATATAAAATATCGGATGACTAGTGGAGTCAGATGCCTAGACATCTGGATGTTATGTGCATTATGAACAAAACATAATGCACAAGACATCTAAatcaggtatatatatatatataccatacaTACCTTCAATACAGAAGATCGTGCATTAATGGAGTTATGAATAGATTTATCTATGATCATATCATCATTGATTGTAACTCCATTCATTCGTTTCCAATTAGTCAAAGAAACATTTGATGGTCGATCAATAAACTGGCAACTCCAATAAACTGCATTTGCCGAATTACCCTTACATCttctaattaaacaattaacgaaataaatcatttttatttaCATAAATTATGAAATATACCGTTTACGCTTGGAAAAATGACAGGGTAACAAGGGCCTTGAAGTTGAAGAGAAGTGTTTCTAAGTTCAGGGGTAAGATCGGCAAAATAATCATAATTCATATCGATCCAATCATCTAAAGAAAGACGAATATCTCCCTCTGGATAATCACAAACCCAATTTAAAGAATCTTCCGAGGGTATTGGACAGTCTAATAAGCATATGGTTCGAGCATTTGACAGTTTTACCCCGCTGTTCTTCATGCCACTTTGGTAAACTTGATTAGGGTTAACCCAATATTTGAGTTCCAATTCACGGAGGTCAAAATCGGAATGTTTTCCTCCACATACATTTCCTTTATAATCCAACCCGAAATTTAGCCTGGTTAAACACAAAACCCATAAAAATACAAACCAAAATTATATAACTTCtcaatattcatatataaatcaaaaaaaaaatcaaatcttgAACGTATGCTAGAACAGGTGAAGGTGATTTTAAGTGTgaaaaaaccattttataaagaaaaaacagtAAAAGAGACACTAAAAATGCAAGAAATATTGAAAACCCTCCTTTTTATAAAGGGAAATTGAAGGCATTTTATTCAAGAAATGTAAAGATTGAAACATTTTGAGTTTATAAGTTTTCTTTTTTGGTTTACCTTAATGGGTTTCCTTGGTTGAAACCGAAGCTGGAGTTAACAATCATGGAGATCCAGAAAGCTATGAAGAAAACAAGAAACACAATATCTCTGCATTTCCGATTGTGCTTTATGATTCCGTTTCCGGCGCCGACTTCACCATTTCCGTCGCTTGATGGGTACTTTCCGATCACCGGTCCTCTCATTTCTATGTCTGGTTTTGGATTGTAGAGAGGGAATGAGGGTTTGTGTGATGAGAGAGAGAAGGAAAGAGGGAAACCAGTagaatgaaaaagaaaagagtgtaaaaaggaagaaaaaggactgtgtgtgtgtgtgaagggGTTCACAAAGGAGATATGGGAATATCATTTGTTTAATAATTTCATGTTACTTTTTTGTTTTATCCTAAATTAAATAAATCTTTTtcactttatatttttttcaaaagtttaatattttataagCCTTTTATGGCCATCAACTAAATATCAAATCATAATTAACTTTCCGGTTAAATCTGGATTTGATAGAACGGATAGATATTAATGTTATGACGATTTTGGtattaaaataataaatgctTATATTTTGTTACTTTAGGGAAAACAGCTTTTAGATTTACGACAAAGATTTTCACAGAATTGATTATTGTCAACAGGATTTCAAAGAATTAATTATTGTTAAACAGGATCTATTATAAGCTATGGTTTTCCAGCTTGAGCCGGAGTTAATGTCGGCTCCTGTCAATTGTCATGCCCATAATTTTCtgcttttctttttcatttttaattcttttGAAACTTTGCGTAACAGCCCCTATGGTTTCACGATATTCATAGTTGGGCCAATGGATAAATTCAATTCATTTAAGTCGC is part of the Lactuca sativa cultivar Salinas chromosome 7, Lsat_Salinas_v11, whole genome shotgun sequence genome and harbors:
- the LOC111907113 gene encoding choline transporter protein 1 codes for the protein MRGPVIGKYPSSDGNGEVGAGNGIIKHNRKCRDIVFLVFFIAFWISMIVNSSFGFNQGNPLRLNFGLDYKGNVCGGKHSDFDLRELELKYWVNPNQVYQSGMKNSGVKLSNARTICLLDCPIPSEDSLNWVCDYPEGDIRLSLDDWIDMNYDYFADLTPELRNTSLQLQGPCYPVIFPSVNVYWSCQFIDRPSNVSLTNWKRMNGVTINDDMIIDKSIHNSINARSSVLKRYVADVGKSWPVLIVCGGLLPLFLSLLWLLMIRHFVTGMPWVTIFLFNGLIISVTMFYYMKAGWIGNDAISPIIGEHDPYYHVTSREQHHMRAAAFLMTCVMIISVLSSIAIVRRILMATSVLKVAAKVIGEVHALIIFPVIPYLILAVFYMIWVSAALHLFSSGEIVRNDCSTNCCAYDLKAKRVSCDDCCGYSIHYTNHIAASILFHLFGCYWATQFLIASSSTVIAGSVASYYWARGESSTTIPFLPVFSSMKLLTRYSLGSIAIGSLIVSFIESTRFILEAIRRRLKVADIMPENFIKRMMFHTSRFCLKGIELTIKSVNRNAYIMIAITGKGFFKASEIATNLIISNILRIGRVNVIGDVILFLGKLCVSLASALFAFLMLDTHKYKSSHNKITSPLFPVMVCWGLGYVVATLFFGVVEMSIDTIILSYCQDAEEHQGTAHYAPPLLIETFEEDNEVQRIGQ